From Daucus carota subsp. sativus chromosome 6, DH1 v3.0, whole genome shotgun sequence:
TACAATATACGACTAAAAAGATGATTGAGAATATCATCTATCGAGATATGAAAACCAGATCATATATACTGATAAATAAGTACCGATTACAGACAAAATAGCCTAATATATATTGCTCTATTTTGTTCCGTTAAAAAGGTCTGCCGGAAAATATCATCAACGAAGATATCATtacacatttcaaaatttatggcAAGCCAAGCATATATTCAAAACCCTAACTTGCACCTGCGTAGCAGCGGATAATCACCCCTTAAGCGGGCAAATAAATTAATTCCCAGAAACAAACCCCCCTTCCCTTCCATGCTTCCCCCTGTGTAAAACCCTCAACTCCCCCGCACCGCTCACACACTCCCTCACTCACATTCCCAATCTCTTGACAGAATCTCTTTcacaggtctctctctctctctctctctctcccctctcaaGCACGCACATATATAATCTGTATCTTCACTCGATTACTTAAGAATTTCATGTTTTACCGAGTACAAATGTGTTGATTCATGTGTAGAATTTGTGTGTATCTGCTCAAATTTTGCGGTAGATATTAAGGTTGCTCTGTATTTTTACTGTTTTGTAGGTTATAATGTTGATTCTGTATGATTTTTTTCCTCGTTTGATCATGTCTTTAAATTGAATGCTGTTTAATCTGAAGATAGACAGCAATTATACTTGCCAGGGTTTGTTTATCTTTTTTATCAAGCTTTCGTAAATGTCCGTACAGTTTTCTAAACGTCTTGCTGTGGTTTTTGTAATgtaaatgatttttaattatttttattttttgtgcttCTGTATGGACCTTCTTCTGTTGTCTCTCGaagaatctctctctctctctctctctctctccccctccctctctctccctccctctctcgctctccctccctccctccctccctcactCAGTATACATGGgtgcgcgtgtgtgtgtgtgttggttgGGTGGGGGGATTGAAAGAAAAGAACACAGTGCTATTTTGTATCGCTTTCATTATATTCTTGTTTAGTCTGTTCTGGAGTATACATCGGTATTGTGTTCCCTGCTACAAGGCTTTGTGTTTATACTGTTTAATTTGTAGTACCTTCCAGTGAAATAACATCTTTTTGTGGAAGTAATATATCTGAGAGTCTTCTGCTGTTTAAGCGAATTTCGCAGCTGGTATTTATTGCATATATTCAACTACTGAATGCTTTACTGATTTGGTTCATATATTTTGAGTTCTGAACTTCCACGTTGTAGTCATTTGAATTATCCTTGGATCATTGTTATTATTTGTGGCTTTGAATATATTTTCAACGGTTTATTCACCAAGTATGTCATAAAAAATCTCTTTTGATTCTTGTTATTATTTGTGGCATTTTGAGGATATTTCTTTAACAGTTTTATCTACGTACTGGTTACTGCGTACCGTGCATTTATGTGTACAGATACCTTGGAGATGATGTTTCTTactgttttcaatttttaaaatgtgTGCTTAATTTGCCATATTTTGAAGTAGAGCGAGACATGGAGAAAAATGGAATCCAGGATTTAGGTGGATCTCTGCCTCTGCCACCACCTCCAGAGGGTGTTCCAACCGGTGTAAAGCCGGAACGGCCTCTGCCACCACCTCCGGAGGTTGTTCCACCTGATGTAAAGCCGGAACGAGTTGATCATTATCCTGTAAAACGTGTTATGATCAGTAGGCCAGGTTTTGGTAGTAGCGGGCGTCGAATACAATTGGAAGCGAACCACTTCAAAGTTTCTGTCAACTCTCCAGATGAGACATTTTACCAATATAGTGTGCGTCTATCAAATTTTGGATACTTATTATTGCATTTGAATAATTGAAATGAAATTGATTGTTGTATTTTATTTCTACAGGTTTCCCTTAGTTATGAAGATAGGAAACCTGTTGAAAATAAAGGGATGGGAAGAAAGATAATTGATAAGCTCTACCAAACATACTCTTCTGAACTTGGTGGGAAGAGGTTTGCATACGACGGAGAGAAAGCCTTGTATACTGTGGGGCCACTACCCCGAAACAAGCAGGAGTTCACAGTTGTTCTTGAAGAGTCCATAGCCAAACGGTTTGTTTTCCCTATAGTTCTCTAGCTATTCTATATTATGTGAAGTTTATGAAAAATCTAATCATGAGCCACTTTTCTTGATTACCTTCCAGCGGAAGTCTGTCCAGAGAAGGCAGCCCCGATGAACCTGTTAAAAGGTCTAGGCGATCTTTACACTCAAAATCATACATAATAGAGATCAACTATGCTACCAAGATACCTTTGAAGTCTGTTTTGCTGACCCTAAAAGGAGCTGAGACCGAAAAGGTTCAAGATGCATTGAGGGTGCTTGATATTATACTGAGACAGCAAGCAGCTAACAGGTATCCTCACCTCTAATAGTGCTTCAGACTTTGAGACAATGTTTTGTTTGCTGTAACGATTGTTGCTTGTGCAGGGGTTGCCTTCTTGTGAGGCAGTCATTCTTCCATGATGACTCGAGGATGTTGACTGATGTTGGAGGAGGTGTAGCTGGCTGTCGTGGTCTTCATTCTAGCTTTCGTCCAACTCATGGGGGCTTGTCATTGAATATAGGTAAAAGTTGCTTTGTAATTTTCTGCCTGCCTCTGTACCAGGGTATATTATGTATGGTCCACTTATCTCACTTGATGCCTACTCATTCATTTCTGCAGATGTGTCAACAACCATGATACTTACCCCAGGGCCTGTTATTGAATTTCTGAAAGCCAATCAGGGTGTAAGAGATGCTCGTTCTATAGACTGGGTGAAGGTAAAGTTTATAAAACTGCATCAGAAATATCTGCACTATTCTCTCCGTTCTATTTGTTGCCTTTTTCGCTATTAATTGCTTTTTTACGATCGCAACAGGCCAAGAAAATGCTGAAGAATATGAGAGTTAAGGCCACCCACAGCAACAGGGAATTCAAGATAATAGGATTGAGTGAGAAGCCTTGCACTGAGCTATTGTAAGTTTTTATGTTTCAGTTCTTTGTTATTTGAGGTTCAAATGAAGAGGGTTGTGAATACTTATCACCTTGTTTCATTCTGTTTGAAGTTTTATGTTGAAAGGGAAAAGTGGTGATGATAAACCTGAGGAGATTTCAGTGTATGATTACTTTACAAGACATCGGAACTTGCAGCTTCCTACTTCTGCGTACTTTCCATGCCTTGATGTTGGTAAACCGAAAAAACCTAATTATCTACCACTGGAGGTGTGCAAACATTGTTAAAATATTACTACCTCTTCTTGTTTTCACTTGTGCATTTCGGTTTTGTTCATGCTCGAGACGACTCATCTTTTTCCCGGTTGTTTTTGTAGCTTTGTAGTCTGGTATCTCTTCAGCGATATACAAAATCATTATCTTCTCTGCAAAGAGCATCATTAGTGGAGAAGTCCAGGCAGAAGCCTATTGAGAGGAAAAAAGTTCTCACTGATGTAAGTTATTTTGTGACATTTAAATGTTATCTCtttagttattatttttaattgtagCATTATAGTTCTATTTTTTGGCTAGTTTTATTACTAATATATGATAACTGAATATACAATGTCAGTCTATGTTCAATTATCGATATGATGAAGACCCTCTCCTAGTTTCCTGCGGTATATCTATTGAGAAACAGCTGACCAAATTTGATGGTCGTGTCCTTGAGGCACCCAAGGTGTTATTTGTTTCTCCTGTAATTTGATGTTCATGCTAAGCATGTGGGGTTTTATTTCTGATATTACATTCATTTTTCATGCAAATTGCAGCTGAAGGTTGGTAGTAATGAAGATTGTATTCCCCGCAACGGTAGATGGAATTTTAATAACAAGGTAACTAATAAATAGACAATATAATCTGTAATACATCAAGGTTGGGTATCCTGATAATGACTTAAATTACATGTACAGCATCCTAATATTAGTTTTGAATCTCATTTCATCCTAACAGTTTTAACTTTTGCCCATCTCCTGCAGAAACTTTTGAATCCTGTCAAGATAGAACGCTGGGCAGTAGTGAACTTCTCTGCTCGTTGTGATACAAGTCAGCTATCACGAGAGCTTATTAATTGTGGAAGGAATAAAGGGATTGTATGTTCGTTTCACTTTTGTCAATCAGATAGATTATTTTTTCCAACAATGGCCCATATATTTCTCGCTCTTTCTGTTTTTGTCTCTAGATTATTGAACGTCCTTTTACACTTATCGAGGAAGAACACCAGTATAGGAGAGCTAGCCCTCTAATAAGAGTAGAAAAGATGTTCGAACAAATCAAGGTGAAACTTCCTGGGCCTCCCCAGTTTATTTTGTGCGTCTTACCTGAGAAGAAGAATTCTGATATATATGGTATGTGAAATTTCAACTAAGCTTTCATTGTTGTGGCAGATATTGTTCtggtaatttaatttttgacttCATATATTTATGTGCTCAAGGACCATGGAAGAAGAGAAGTTTGAGTGATTTTGGAATTGCCACACAATGTGTTTCTCCGACAAGGATTAATGACCAGTACCTCACAAATGTTCTTCTGAAAATAAATTCCAAGGTAACTATGTTTTCCAGATATCAGGCAGTACTAAGTAGTCTTATTAATTAGAGAAGTCTAATCTCATatcctaatttatttttaacttcacCTGCTTTTTTTTATAACCTTTTCACCCTTTTTAGCTTGGGGGTACTAATTCCTTGCTAGCACTGGAGGTTGTTTCTCGTGTACCCATGATAAAAGATACACCAACAATGATACTGGGCATGGATGTTTCTCATGGCTCTCCTGGCCGATCAGATGCCCCATCCATTGCAGCGGTATTGTACTACTAGCACACGTGTTTTCTTAGTCTCTGGTTATTAAGTCAAATAATGCCTATGCTTTTGGTTGTCTTTTTGGTGGGTACTTGTAGGTTGTTGGATCACATTCTTGGCCATTGATATCAAGGTATAGAGCAGCTGTAAGGACACAATCCTCAAAAGTTGAGATGATTGAGAGTTTGTTCAAACCTTTGCCAGACGGGGAAGATGATGGCATAATGaggtatatattaattgtgaatttgtGATGTATCTACTCCTCTTGGTGATGCCTAAAACATAAAGGTATAAGTGAGGTTATTAGTTTCTTTCATTTCAAAGTTGGTTTTATTGGCTTCTAGGGAACTGCTATTGGATTTCTATAGGACAACCAATGGTCGAAAACCATCTCAGATTGTTGTCTTCAGGTATCACATACTTACTTGATTATGTTGTCTGCCTTGGTAATGCACATAATCCTTGTTACTTTGGTGTTAACTTATGCATGGTCCTCTTGCCTAGGGATGGGGTCAGCGAATCACAGTTTAACCAAGTATTGAACAATGAGCTTGATCAAATGATAAAGGTGcctatctaatatttttttgtttataatttataattttgttagcaTCTTCATAAACATTTGCCCATATCAAAGTTAACAAATTTCTTTGTTTATTTAATATGATAGATctactttgattttgttttttgcaTGTATATAAGTCTGATCAAGTGGTCATCTTGTTCTTTTATTTTGCTTGAATCTtgcatttcaatttttaaaattctctGTCAAGCTGACTCAACTATGTGTAAAGATAATTATAACTACCGGTCAACACCTCGGTATTTccctatttttaataattaatcatcaaCGAGTTTTCATTTTTGTGAATATTTATAGGTTCTTGCTTTTGCAGGCTTACCAGCATCTccgtgaagaaaatataccaaAGTTCACAGTGATTGTTGCCCAGAAGAATCATCATACCAAACTCTTTCAAGCTGGCGGTGTCTCTGAGAATGTTCCGCCTGGTATGCATCTTTGTACATTTGCACTTTATAAATtctaacttttatttttaagtatGCCTGTTCTGAGGTGCACTATCATTGTTATGAGCTTTGCAGGTACTGTTGTGGACACAAAGATTGTGCACCCtcgaaattatgatttttaCATGTGTGCCCAGGCAGGGATGATTGTGAgtttccacttttctttctccttGAATCTTTAGTTACGATATTTTATGTTCACAAGTGCTGATTCCACTTATTAAGATACACAGGATTTTTAAAAGGTGTTAAACAAAGTTTAATAAGATAAATTAATTTTGCTTGGTATCATATCCCTACAATATTCAGCTTTGATCTTAAACTTGAATTGTTGACAATGAAATGTGCTTGATCAATCAACTGTTACTTCATTTTTAACCCTACTCACAGTGTTAATTATTACATCGACAGGGAACTTCTCGACCTGCTCACTATCACGTCTTAGTTGACGAAATTGGTTTCTCGCCTGATGATTTGCAGAATCTAATACATTCACTATCCTATGTGTAAGTTTTCAGAGCTCTTTTTTTCccctttctaatattttttaaatatgaaaGTTTGTATAGTGGCTTAATGGTTTTTTTTGGGCTTCTTCAGGTACCAAAGGAGTACTACTGCCATCTCTATAGGTATCAATACTTCTAGATTCGTACAGCACTTTTTTTGCTTCCTTTAGATTTGTAGATTATGGTATATTTCTGGTGTTCATTCTTAACTAACAGTAATTCCCCTTTTAAAATTATTACCAGTTGCACCCATCTGTTATGCCCACCTTGCAGCTGCACAAGTTGGCCAGTTCATGAAGTTTGATGATTTTAATGATTCTTCTTCTGGGCGTGGAAGCTTCACGTCAGCAGGAAGTGTCCCTATCCCTCAGCTGCCTAGGTTGCACAAAGATGTTGCAGGGTCTATGTTTTTCTGCTGATGTGTTTGCTACAACGAATGATGCACATAGTAGTTGGTACTCATAGGGGTTTAACATGTTCATGTTAGAGGGGGTTGAATTGTTGAGTGGCCGTATCTAAGAAAACCATACCAATTTCTCTTAGTTCTGGAATCTGGAAGTAGAACTTGTTAACTGCTGCACTCTTTTTTTGTTTGACCATCCTGGCAAGGTGATCATACTATTGCGTCTTCTATATGCCTACCCCTTTCCCTTAAGTTCACATACTGGGTTTTAGTCCAAATGAATTCTGATACTGGGGTTTATTTACCATTGCAAggtgaaattttcttttgtgtcatttatcaatttatgctgagcaagtccaacaatgttctAACAAGTGTCTTATAAATACATTATAAATAATGTCTTGGTGATTTAGGACAATATTTTGGTACATGAATTCCAACGTGGAAAAGTCTTGAGCGGAGCATAGATATGTATTGAAATGCtgtgaaattaattttttagtgataaaaataatttaaaagatgCACAACGGTGTTTAAAAATAATGCACATATAGGATGTTCTAGTGTTGGAGCACTCATTTCATCTAAATACCTCAAATTTTAGTTTAGGATCATTTTAGGATATTTTAGGACTTGGAGTGTTCCTGTAACCCTGTTTCTTGTTAGCAGTTACTGTGTAATAGGCCAGATACTTTACTAATCGGAAACAAAACCTCGTGTGTTTAGGCAAAGGGGTCGGTATTTTTGTAAAACAGTCGAAATTTCTGTGGACTTGGCCGCTtggcataacataaaatatactaGTAGTCGTCTGAAGGTCGTGTCAAATATATACCTAAAGGTTTAATTGTACATAGTGGTTTCAATTCTTCTTGAACTGTGACTAGGTCACCTTCGCCCAACTAATGGCGTTCACTTCGTGAACTACAAAGAAACAAGGTTTGCTAAATCACACAGCTTGTGTAATCTTTTGTCGATAGGTGATCACAGTGCCACATAGATATTTGACTGCTGGGGACTTTTCTTTACGTGATAAAAATGGAAATGATgaaaaaatgcttctcttgagaGGATTTATTAGCTTGTGACGGGCAGAGTTTATCAGCACTAGTTTATTTTGTATACACAGTTTATCATCACTAGTTTATTTTACATACATGTATGTGTGTTTTAAAAATtcctaattaattttaataatatttcaccaatttatctaaaaaaaattcgATAAATCGTGATTAATTAATCGATTAGTTCCGATTCCGATATTTATAACCATGTTTATAACTCGAAAGTGTTAGAGCAACCCCAATGGTGTTACTTATCTTCGacccctaaaatataataaaataatgattacctaaaatataagTAAGCAAAAACTTGTTTTACTCCAATGGTATTCCCTATAATCAtccctatatttgaaaaaaaaatattttattaaaacttttaCTATGGTGGGGTAGATAAAAAAAGGagggaaaataaaaaatgaaagaaaattagAGAGAAAAAGATGAGTTGAAAGAAATAGGGGCTCACTTTTCTATCCCAAAAGAAAgggttttgttttctctcacctaaaaattTTAGGTAAGGAGAGGATGGTTGGAGTGAAGAATTTTTACTTCAATCCCTATTTTTGTCCACGTAGGCTCATTATAGGTAAGAGAGGTGttcccttggagttgctcttaaaaAATTGTGTGcgatatttttgtaatataaacaAAATCCAAAATGATAGTACCGCAGAAAACAACTAAAAGATGAAAAGTTTGCCGGGTGATCTTCCGTCCTTGTTCATTTGTGTAGTAAAAAacattattctaatttttttaattataagtaTTAGCCTGGAAAAGAaatgttaaaataaatttttttttctaataaatatttataaatcccTCCCATCAATGTTAtgtgatattaaattataaataataaattattttaaggtCAGCCAAATATGTTCCGTCCCTGAATCATTAATTTGATGTAATCAAAACTGACTCCCAGGGAATCCACCCATCTTTCAATCCAACGATCAGGAATCAGGACTGGTCTTCGTTTGAAGTCAAGTCACAACTTTGAACATTTTGACCAAGACGAGCTCCCCTATTCTTTGCATAATCTCTTCACGTACAATTTGACCGACCACCAAACAAGTCAGTAATGAAATGCCGTACCTGCGTGTTCA
This genomic window contains:
- the LOC108224431 gene encoding protein argonaute 16 → MEKNGIQDLGGSLPLPPPPEGVPTGVKPERPLPPPPEVVPPDVKPERVDHYPVKRVMISRPGFGSSGRRIQLEANHFKVSVNSPDETFYQYSVSLSYEDRKPVENKGMGRKIIDKLYQTYSSELGGKRFAYDGEKALYTVGPLPRNKQEFTVVLEESIAKRGSLSREGSPDEPVKRSRRSLHSKSYIIEINYATKIPLKSVLLTLKGAETEKVQDALRVLDIILRQQAANRGCLLVRQSFFHDDSRMLTDVGGGVAGCRGLHSSFRPTHGGLSLNIDVSTTMILTPGPVIEFLKANQGVRDARSIDWVKAKKMLKNMRVKATHSNREFKIIGLSEKPCTELFFMLKGKSGDDKPEEISVYDYFTRHRNLQLPTSAYFPCLDVGKPKKPNYLPLELCSLVSLQRYTKSLSSLQRASLVEKSRQKPIERKKVLTDSMFNYRYDEDPLLVSCGISIEKQLTKFDGRVLEAPKLKVGSNEDCIPRNGRWNFNNKKLLNPVKIERWAVVNFSARCDTSQLSRELINCGRNKGIIIERPFTLIEEEHQYRRASPLIRVEKMFEQIKVKLPGPPQFILCVLPEKKNSDIYGPWKKRSLSDFGIATQCVSPTRINDQYLTNVLLKINSKLGGTNSLLALEVVSRVPMIKDTPTMILGMDVSHGSPGRSDAPSIAAVVGSHSWPLISRYRAAVRTQSSKVEMIESLFKPLPDGEDDGIMRELLLDFYRTTNGRKPSQIVVFRDGVSESQFNQVLNNELDQMIKAYQHLREENIPKFTVIVAQKNHHTKLFQAGGVSENVPPGTVVDTKIVHPRNYDFYMCAQAGMIGTSRPAHYHVLVDEIGFSPDDLQNLIHSLSYVYQRSTTAISIVAPICYAHLAAAQVGQFMKFDDFNDSSSGRGSFTSAGSVPIPQLPRLHKDVAGSMFFC